A section of the Triticum dicoccoides isolate Atlit2015 ecotype Zavitan chromosome 7A, WEW_v2.0, whole genome shotgun sequence genome encodes:
- the LOC119327607 gene encoding uncharacterized protein LOC119327607, whose translation MLPEIDASSPEASAEMQRVVRERFPNRSSWPDILLDILRFAMFEERARFAGDDGGMDFEFIFWAIQEAKSPDPRQAARWARFKTRNPSRLNIRPPPVLQITTSHRKSCRRGPSSPELPEASTPRRMAPAERLCPACRAQKDQGLHP comes from the coding sequence ATGCTGCCGGAGATCGATGCGTCGTCGCCGGAGGCATCTGCGGAGATGCAGCGGGTGGTAAGGGAGAGGTTCCCGAACCGCTCCAGCTGGCCCGATATCCTCTTGGACATCCTCCGATTTGCGATGTTCGAGGAGCGCGCGCGCTTTGCGGGCGACGACGGAGGGATGGACTTTGAGTTCATCTTCTGGGCGATCCAGGAGGCAAAGTCGCCGGATCCAAGGCAGGCGGCGCGGTGGGCACGCTTCAAGACGAGGAATCCATCAAGGCTCAACATACGGCCCCCACCGGTGCTGCAGATCACCACATCCCACCGGAAGAGCTGCCGCCGGGGACCGTCCTCCCCAGAACTCCCTGAAGCATCAACACCCCGGCGCATGGCCCCTGCAGAGCGGCTCTGTCCTGCTTGCAGGGCGCAGAAGGATCAGGGGCTCCACCCTTGA